A region from the Enterobacter roggenkampii genome encodes:
- a CDS encoding gamma-glutamylcyclotransferase family protein, translating into MRIFVYGSLRTRQGNSHWMTNAQLLGNYNIENYQLYSLGHYPGAVPGEGTVQGEVYRIDNATLAELDALRTRGGEYARQLIQTPYGSAWMYVYQRPVDGLTRIVSGNWLDRDQY; encoded by the coding sequence ATGCGAATATTTGTCTACGGCAGTTTACGAACCAGGCAAGGCAACAGTCACTGGATGACCAATGCCCAGCTACTGGGGAATTACAATATCGAGAACTACCAGTTGTACAGCCTGGGCCACTATCCAGGCGCGGTTCCGGGCGAAGGAACAGTACAGGGTGAAGTTTATCGTATTGATAACGCGACGCTTGCCGAACTTGATGCCTTGCGCACCAGGGGCGGTGAATACGCACGCCAGTTGATCCAGACGCCGTACGGAAGCGCGTGGATGTATGTCTACCAGCGTCCAGTCGACGGGTTAACGCGGATCGTAAGCGGTAACTGGTTAGACAGAGACCAGTACTGA
- the ppa gene encoding inorganic diphosphatase, which translates to MSLLNVPAGKELPEDIYVVIEIPANADPIKYEVDKESGALFVDRFMSTAMFYPCNYGYINHTLSLDGDPVDVLVPTPYPLQPGAVIRCRPVGVLKMTDESGEDAKLVAVPHTKLSKEYDHIKDVNDLPELLKAQITHFFEHYKDLEKGKWVKVDGWDNAEAAKAEIIASFERAAKK; encoded by the coding sequence ATGAGCTTACTCAACGTCCCAGCGGGTAAAGAACTGCCAGAAGACATCTACGTAGTTATCGAAATCCCGGCTAACGCAGATCCGATCAAATACGAAGTGGACAAAGAGAGCGGCGCCCTGTTCGTAGACCGCTTCATGTCTACCGCGATGTTCTATCCGTGCAACTACGGTTACATCAACCACACCCTGTCTCTGGACGGTGACCCGGTTGACGTGCTGGTCCCAACGCCATACCCACTACAGCCAGGCGCAGTGATTCGCTGCCGTCCAGTTGGCGTGCTGAAAATGACCGACGAATCCGGTGAAGATGCGAAGCTGGTTGCGGTACCGCATACCAAGCTGAGCAAAGAATACGATCACATCAAAGATGTGAACGACCTGCCAGAGCTGCTGAAAGCGCAGATCACTCACTTCTTCGAGCACTACAAAGACCTCGAAAAAGGCAAGTGGGTTAAAGTTGACGGCTGGGACAACGCAGAAGCAGCGAAAGCGGAAATCATCGCCTCTTTCGAACGCGCTGCTAAGAAGTAA